A stretch of DNA from Aspergillus flavus chromosome 3, complete sequence:
CCACCGAGTCCGCCCACACTACTGTCGAAAATCCGAATACCATGCTCCAGTCCCACGACGGTATTAACCAGGGCCTGTCCATATGTATCATGGAAATGCAGAGCGAGGTCGTTGTTCGCGATTCCTGCCGCTTTGAGCGCTTGTAGGAGCTCCATCGTACGTGGGGCTGTTCCCATACCCGTGGTGTCAGCTACTGACACTTCGTCGGCACCCATCTCGAGCAGTGTGGCCGTGATGTCAGCCACCTTTGACGGTGGAACATCAGGGCCTTCATACGGACAGCCCAGGGCGACGGAAACATATCCTCGGACCCTAatgttttttgttttggcCAACTCTACAATGGGGCGAATACGTTCCAACGACTCCGCAATGGTGCAATTGGTATTTGCTTTGGAAAAAGCTTCCGTCGCCGCTGCAAAGAGTGAGATTTcggttgatgttgatgactTAGTATTCTCTGCAGGGGCACCTGCAGTATCCATGATCTTGACGAGATTCTCAAGCCCCTTGATATTAGGGACCAAGTAATTGTATGCAATAGCATTTTGCGATTGCGGTGGGGATGTGAGAAGTTTTTCACATATTTCCGCAGTGCTTGCCATCTAGGGGATGAGAGATAACATTAGCTCGCTATGGTTTGAACAAAATGCCAGCCGTTTCGTACCCAGTCAAGAAGACTGAAGAGCCGGGAATATATACCTGAGGCACCCATTTGGCAGGGACAAAAGATCCAGCTTCAATTGTTGTCACACCGGTTTTTGATAGCTTCTCAATTAGCTGAAGCTTGGTTTCGAGTGGTATggacttcttctcattttgtAATCCATCTCGTGCCCCTACTTCAACAATGCGAACATGGTCCGAAGTTAACCGCGCCTCTGTCGCAAAGCGTCGAGTGGGTGGAGCAGCTCGAAGAGCTGTGAAGAGGCTGAGTCTGGGTCGGAACTTGATCATTGTGGAAGTAGCAAATTGCCAGGGTAAGAGGGAAGCGAAAATTGTCTAGAGGACAATAAAAACCAAGGGACTGAGGAGGAACTGGAAGGTAGACAAAATCATCTGATCAGAGAGCTTTTGGAGATCAACCGACGAAATGCGGAGAAGCGACCACGGGTTAGAGTCGGCGGAACCCCCACCTGACCTCACTAAACCTGATTCACGCCACTGTCCTTAGTCAGGCCGACTAGACTAATTTCTGAAAGTCAATTAATTATCGAATTTCATCCCACTTCCAGATTGTCCCACGCACGTATACACACGAGTGCGTGACATATACAACTGGGCGAAGACAAAATGGAGGAAACAACGGCAAACGGATCGCCAGTCAATAGCACTTTGCGACAGCCTAAAAAAAGATTTGTCGGAAGACGCACAGCGGACGCCCAGGCGCAGAAGGAACAATCGTCGAGCCAAAATGATGTCGAGTCGACAAGTATCCAGAAAGGTTGGCCATATAGCCTCCTTGATTATGCTTACCCTGAAACATCTGCTGACAATTTACACAAGCTGCTCCCAGGAGAACACCTCGAACCCTGAATCAAGTCCCCCCGGAAATCCTTGAAGACCCCGAAATCCAAGCCGCAATCGACCTTTTGCCCAAGAACTACTCATTCGAAATCCCCAAGACAATCCACCGAATACGCTCATCCGGCGCAAAAAGAATAGCCTTACAGTTCCCAGAGGGTTTGCTAATTTTCGCAACCACCATCTCCGATATCATCACCCAGTTCTGCCCAGGAACAGAAACCCTCATCATGGGAGACGTCACATACGGCGCCTGCTGCATCGACGACTATACCGCGCGCGCCCTGGGTTGCGATCTCCTTGTCCACTACGCGCACAGCTGTCTCATCCCAGTAGACGTCACACAGATCAAAACTCTCTACATCTTCGTCGATATCAGCATCGACACCTCGCACCTGATCGCAACACTAGAGCGCAACTTCCAACCAGGCAAGACCATCGCAACCGTAGGAACCATCCAATTCAACGCCACACTCCACGGCCTAAAACCCGTCCTCGAGCGCGCAGGCTACAAAGTCATCATCCCACAAATCACCCCCTTATCTAAAGGCGAAATCCTAGGCTGCACATCCCCCCAGCTCTCCTCCGAAGAgatcgatctcctcctctaCCTCGGCGACGGCCGCTTCCACCTCGAATCCGCCATGATCCACAACCCCTCTATCCCCGCTTACCGCTACGACCCTTACTCGCGCATTCTCTCCCGTGAAACCTACGTGCACGATGAAATGCACACTCTCCGCCGCGACGCAATCAACACCGCCAAGTCCGCCAAAAAATGGGGTCTCATTCTCGGATCCCTCGGCCGACAAGGTAACCCCAATACCATGGCTATGATCGAGAACCACCTTAACGAGCGCGGTATTCCATTCGTCAACTTACTTCTCAGCGAGATCTTCCCGGGAAAGTTGGCGTCCATGTCGGACGTTGAATGCTGGGTGCAGATTGCTTGTCCGAGATTGAGTATCGACTGGGGTTATGCATTCCCGCGGCCACTGTTGACGCCGTATGAGGCGCTAATTGCTTTGGGAGTAAGAGAGAGCTGGGATACTGCCAATAAGGGTGTCTATCCGATGGATTTCTATGCTAAGGAAGGCCTTGGAAGGACGAAACCTAGCCAGGCGATACCTGGCACTGCCTGAAGGTaagaccaaaagaaaaagaaaataagttAAACAAATTGTGGTCATTATAAGATACCACGCTCGGCATTATGATTTTGCATGACATGTCCATATGAATAACGCATAAAAGTCGCCATATATAGAAGCTTGTTCAATGGTTTAGAATATCTTACATCACCACATGGCCTCCCGGAGGCCCAGATAAATAAGGGCAGAAAGGAGGTTTCTTCCTGAATAGTTACTAGTATTACATACAATATCCTGAATCGTTACAGCGACATTTCATCATCCCTTAACTTCGTCGGCACTATCCGTGTTAAGATCACTTGCGCTTCCCCGGCGAAGCGACAGAATGCTCTTGCTCGCCAGTTCATCGGCAGTTCGTTCGGCCGCGCGCCATCGCGTGACTGCCTGTTCAACATCTTCAAACATTTCTATCGTGTCGTTGATGATACCTCCTTCGTCTAACTCCGGAACCTGGGTGCTCTCTCTCGACCCGCTGTCGCTAGTCATCGGAAAGGCGGGTCCGAATCCGCGCTGAGGGAGGGGATTGAACATGACAGCATTGGTGAACATACGGATCAATTCTTTCTCCAGCTGTGCCGAGTTGACTATTCCTTTGGGAGGAATAACGTCCTCGGTCTTCTGCAGCATGAGAACTGCATTCTTCGATGGTGTTCCGCCATTCGGGGCCGGGGATTCACCATCTGCGGCGGGCGTGTTTGCGGCTTCTGTAGCAGCAGCCACGGCTTTGCTGCCTTGATGAATGGATGATTTGATGGACTTCAGATCCTGTGGTCGGTAGATGAGATCTCGATACCCCGGGGCATCGCGTTCGGTCAACGGCTTGGTGAAGATTGATGCGTGTTTATGAGTAGTCACATCATTCATGATCGGAGCACCCGTTCTAGGGAAGTTACGAGCGCAGAGAACATAAGATGTCGATTGATTCGGGTCAATGCGGCTGATGTGGTTGATCTCCGGAGGCAGAGCTTCTGCTTCCAACGCTTCACTGGCACCGCGCTTACGTTTCGGTCTGCCTCGACCCGGGCGGTCCTCTGAAGCAGCGGTACCTTTGCGGCCACTAGAAGGACGGGGTTCGGGCTCAGCAGCCTCCGAGATTCCAGCTGGCGTGCTGGGCATCTCATGCTTAATCTTTCCCGGGTATACAGATTCGGACTCCTCATCGCGGGACAAAACAGAACGCCCCCGACTTCTAGACGAAGTTGCACTTCTATCGCGGCCCTTGCCGGTCTGCTTCTCTACCTTCGGCTTCAGCCCTCCCTTGCCATCCACCTCAGCCCCTGCCAGTTCCGATTCCCTGCCTCGCCCAGAGccctttccttcatttcGTCCACGCTTCCGAGGTGGAGGCACAGGTTCTTCGGGCGTCGCTTCGCGAGACCCCATTAATGAAGGGGCCTTCTCGCTAATGGGACTTACATCCTCCCGTCGCGGCCGTTCTGGCGAACGAGGAGACACTGGTATACTCAGTCGAGGAGTCTTCTTCCAAGGGGTAAGATTGCCGGGAGTGGCGATTGTTAGACGGGGACGCGCACTCCTGGTCTCCGAGTACAACAAAGCTTGTGCAGCACCAGCTGGCGTCTCATAGCCAGTGCCATAACCGCTAGGCGCTGGCGATTGCGCCACGGTAGAAATAGGCTGCGGAGTGGATGGTACGGTTGTTGGTTGAGGCGTCTGGTACGCCGCTTTTGTTTCTGGTTCCGGTAATGGTTGAGGCGGATGCGAGGGGAAGGGTCTCCCTGTAGTGGTCTGACCAGAAGGCTCTGGAATCGGCTGTGAAGAAGCGGGTCGTGGGGTCTGAGGGGGTGGGTTCAACGACCACTGCTGGAAACTCGGTTGAGGTGGAGGCCGAGGAGCCGTAGTGGCTGGAGTCTTTGGCGGACCTTCTTTGCCAGCTGGTTTGGCGGTGGAGATTGGTTTCTGATGGGCGGGAGAAACAGCTGGGGCATTTGTATTTTGTGGGGCTTGCGAGGAAGTTGCTGGCGGAGCGGGTACAGAGCCAATGCCCGGAACTGGGGTAGCGGACGGGGGCATAGGTTTCTGTACTGCAAGAATATTTGTTGGTGTTTGGTTGACAGGAGTATCCCGGGGTGCCAGGGGAGGTTGTTTGGGTGTTGCGGCTGGCTTTCCATTGAGGGCCTGTGGTTGAGGTGGTTTGGGAGTTGTTTGGGGCATGAGCTGGCGACATGCGGGCTGTTGCTGCGATGGTCGCGGCGGCGGTAATTGCGACTGGACTTGCGTGGACACCGGTCTCCCCTGCGGTGGTACAACTGGTTGGACAGGAACACGTTGCTCCTCCACTGGTGCTGGATGCGGCGTTGACACCGGGGGTTGTTTCGCGATGTCCTCCTCTTTGCTTTGAAGTTCTACTCGGTATTGCTTGGTATCAATTCCGGGCACTAGTTCTATAGAAGGCTTATTCGCATCCTTGGGTTGTATTTGAGCGGGCCTCTCCTCCTTGGCGTCCACATCCATCGGCTCTGGTTCAGGCTCGAGTTTCGGTTCGGGCGCTTGTGGCGTAGGTTTTTGGATAACTGGCGTAGGCACAGACTCTTTGGGTGTTTCGCGCTCCTCCTTCTGTAGTCGTTCGATCTCATCTTTGATCTCTTTATACCTCGCCTCCTCATTCCTGATTTCCCTGGTAACAAGTTCTTTGTATCGGGCATACAGGTGAGAAACCAGGTCCGGTATGATCGCAGCATGGCTCATTCCCTTATCGACCAACCCATCCGGCCGCGGACTTGTAATCTTCCGTTTCTTGGGATTAGTACCATTGCTTTCCACATGATGGCCGTTGGGTTCgagggaggagatgatgTCAGCGGAAGTTTCACCATCCCGCATCAAGGTCGTATACAATTCCTCGAGAGCCTCCGGGGCAAGCCGCCCCGCATCGAAGGTACCATTCTGACGGATAAACGGGTTGTTGCGCAGTACATCGGAGATGGAAACGAAACTGGTGGGGCGGCTATCTAGGGCGGCGAGGGactgaaagaaaaggagcgACTCAAACGGAGTGTAGGCCGACAGAGGAGGCATCCCCCATTGCCCGTTTGATCGGCCACTGGGGGGAGAGGATCTTGGGATGGGGGCCACGGTGAGAAAGGTTGTACGATGGTTGGCCCGTCAGAGAGCTCGAGTTCGGGCAACCAATGGACCAAGAACAACACAGCAGTGGTCCAGATCCAGGCCTGAGGAACGGGGCAAAAGCAGGTGATCGGAGGATTACGTGGAGCCAGTCAGACCATCTGCGCAGAAAAATGGACAAAGGCCGAAAACGGGAACAGGGAACAGAAAATTAAATCCAGGGAGCAAAACGCGGCCGTGTCACGTCCACAGGATTTCGAGAGCTTCAAAAATTCTCAGAAAAATCGTAGAAATTTGAGACAATAAGATTAAGGGCGCGGGTCggatggaaaggatgaagatccGGATGGGGGAGGGAAGATGACAAGTAGACGATATGAAGGGGGACTGGAGAATCGAGATGGGAAGGGTTAGTGAGTGTTTGTTCGGACGAGCTCAATCGTTCACTTGGTCGTCTGCCTGCCCCGACGGGAAGAGAAATCGAAGAGACCAACTTTTCCCTGCCCGTCAGAGGGTCACGTGAGGGAAGGGGATCGCCCGCCAAGGTGATGTTATGGTACCGTATGGGGCATCAGTGCCCAGTTGTATGGATCCGTATTACCTGCTAGCCATGCACAATGACGACAGCCATTTTCCGGTTGCTGGGAGGCCTTGACTACAGTGGTAATACATAGTAACGATACCCATGGAGCTGAAGCATACACTACTACAATAGTAGATACATTCCAAAGTCAATATGAGATGTAAGATAAGACTCTTCAAATTAAATCCCTCCCGGAGAATTCTAGACTCAAAATAATATCGGAAATTGCCCATGGACCGTTAACTGCCAAGCTATGAAAGATAATGATGTAGCTCTGAGTAGAAAGAGTAGTCGTGAGTCTACTTACAAAACAGTACGTCAATACAATACATTACTACCGACCACGAACCCCACGCTGTCAGGGGCAAGGccaaatataaaaaataatcaaCATTAGCCCCTTTCTGGCTTTTTCTTACTGGTGGGCGGACACTCATGATTCTTCAGCCTCCATGGATTCAGGAGGTCTTCCCCCGATTAGCAGCGTCATCGTCCATTCGGAGTCCTTACATTCTTACATACTTGTACTTTCCATACACTCTGCACAACCACAACGCTACTACATATTGACATGAGGACTATAACGTGCCTTGGCATTTGAATGATGTGTTAGAGTTCACGAAGTATCTGCGTCATTGACTTTTTAGCACCTTTGGCTCCTTGCTCGGTGTAAGACTTTAATTGCAAACGTTCCGCTAGTCGGGCAACCCTTTGATTGTGATTGAGGGTAGGATTGATTGGATCTTAAATGCTGGTGTTATTACTGgattttatttagattttcaTGACTTTTCAATTACGATGGAGTCTGGTGGAGAGCCCTGTGACTATTGAGTATTGACCCGACTAATTGGCCTTACCTAAACCTGttcatttttattagttGCGTCGCTAGTATAACTCTCACaaccctttttttcttcgagTTTTGCGTGTCTTCTGTTCTCGAATATCACTTCTCTTACGGTGACAAAACGACAGGGAGGCTTCTCGTATGCACGGCTGACTCGTCATCGTGGTGCCCGTGGATAGATTCTTAGAtcccttccccctccccaaacGAATACTACTTACACTTCTCTTTGGGCCGACTGATCTTCCTCCGAGCGTGCATTGCCCCTATCATCCCCGTCCGGGCTTTGATAACTACCCACTAAAAGTGGTCCCTTTTGGCCCTTACCCATTCATTAGTGCGACAAGTTTCGATCTTCGGCCTCCTCAGTCCTGCGATCGATCAAAACCCCCTACATTTTCCCATACATTGCTCTCAGCTGGTTCTGATCTTCTCACCATCATATATACCTTTGACCCTAATACCTTAATCATCCGCGATTTGACTCTTCTGATTCTTTTGGGATTGTACCTCAAGTTCCACATCAACCTTGCCTTATACCCACCAGTTTTCATTGACGCACGCGCGCGCTTGGGAACACTCCTTTTTCTACCCCCCAACACAGCGAACGAGCAACTCCTtgccttccttcttccttgagCGGCTGCTCTGCCATATCGTACCTCTTCGCCTCCACACACTCGagtaaaaagataaaatgtCAGACGCCGATCAGGGCTGGAAACCAAATGGTCGTCCTCAGTCGTTCGTACCCCCCATTTGCTCTCCATGAGAGATACCTGAACGTTGAGGTTGACTGATACACGGCAGGACCATGGCACAAGCTTTCTCAAGCACGCTAGATAGTCTCTTTGCGCTGGACTCGGATGTCCACCACCTTGAGCAGACTGTGGATGAGAGGTATGTCTTGTAACCGTTGCGAACCCCTCCTTTCACCCCCGAACTACGCCGAGATAAAGACAACTTGGGAAGCTAATCGCGGAACGTTATCATCAGGAAATTTCAAATGATCATCCAAAACCGAGAACTGGAAGAACTTCAGGCGAAAATCCGTGCGACCGAAGAACGCTTGAAAGCACGAAAGTCCGTGATCATGGATGGAAGCGGCCCCAGGAGCAATGGAGCGCAGAGCGACGGCGGATACCAGTCGACAGGTAAGTCGTTATCCCATGAGCAGGTCTGTTAGCGGAATTAATATCGCTAAATCTTCCTGATACCTATAGAATCCGCATCATCGGCAACATCTCCAACGGACACAGCAGGCCACTACTCCAGCGGGGATGAACAGCGGCAGCATGGCCAGACACGTAATTCATGACTTGATACAACCGGCCAGAGTCGGCTGCAATGGACACGTTTGGCTCAGGAACGGGATTATGGatttgatttctcttctattgTTTTTCCAAGGCGGGCATGTCTGGAGAatttgatttatttaatttgttttcccctcttcatcttcaggcGCTGTATCGATAGTGCGTTGAATGGGGACAGGCCTTCTTTTGATATACCTGGTGTTCTTATGCATTTTTGGCGTCTCTCGCACACGTTGATGCACATGGTCGAGTCCGTGTATGCATGTGCCATGTCTCAAACGCGTGGGTCAAGAGACTGGATTCTTTCTTGTCGTTCTGGATTAATATATCGCTTTTATCCGTTGAATAGTCAATGTGTTGGATGTGTTGATCTTTCACATTTCCGCCCgatggaggaaggaggaagaagagaatttATGGGAGGTGGTTATGTTTCATTTAAATTCCTGCATGTCGCGGGCACATGTTTTGGTGGCCCACAATGGGATGGTCACACTGCAGTCCAGATGAGGCATAGCTGCTTCGATCATGAGACCCCTTGAATCCTCCaattcctttctctttctgggAACTTCTCTACGACGTACGTACTACATGCTAACGTTGCACATGTGTGGAATTGATATTTAACTCCAATTACAATTCATTGATGATCAATCTCACTTGGGACTCGTCCAAACGCCAACCACAACCCGTCCGGGGAACCCTTTAAGCTAGTCACACCATTTACACAGATCCCTCACTactattacttttttttttttttttttttttttttttaactgTCCAACGTTCAATATCACGCGACCTTGAATCCTCCTGGCATCAGATCGGTAAATACTCTGTCCGGGTCATATTTAGACCGGATGCTCCTGAGTCTCTCAAGGTTCTCAGGGGGAAATGTGCTGAATACATCCTGAGAGGGATTTGCATCGTTCAGGTAGATAAATTTGGCCATTTCGATCCCCGCGGCCTGAAGGTTCTTGACAATTTGACCATTAACCTTTTCATAGAATGCGTCGACATCGTTGTCGCTGACGATCGCTGCAGAAGTGATGCTCTCTTCCACCCAGATGTATGGCGCGCCATTGACATCCAAGCTCTGAGGGTCTCCGCCGTTGACAGTAGACGCAGTGATAAACTTCTCGGTAACTGCTGGGAATGCTAAAGCTGCGACCAGTACCCCCACTGGCAAGTCCTCTCGTGCCACTTCCATGAAAGTGTCGTGAACAATAGAGATTGCCTGCTTGTTGGAGGCGTGAATATTCAACACATAGAAGCGCTGCTTACTGCCCTTGAGGAGCGATAGGGCTGGATCAAGCTCCTTAGACCAGTCACTCATAGAGCGACTGGAAAAGGTACTGGTGGTGGCTTTCAAATCAGAACCTAGGAAGCTCTCTAACGCGGCAGGGCTCTCATTTTCGCCATTATAGAAGAGAATGGCGCTATAGCTAGCTGCGCCTAAGGCCGGGATATATTCCGCCATGGGAATGGTAGCCGCCTTAGGGTCTTTCGAACCATCCACAGTAAAGGAATGTATAGCGTCGATAAACTTCTCGGCGACGTCGGATCCATACGATACCATACCAATCATTACCTTTGGAGCTTTGATTGTTTTCAGTTCGAAATTTGTCACAAGGGCAAATGAATTGGAACCTCCCCTTAATGCCCAGAATAAATCCGAGTACTCATTCTCTGGGGTTACTTGGACAACTGCTCCATCTGCCAGGACAACCTAAATTTTATGGATCAGCGAAAGTGCGGGAGAACATTGAAGGATACCATAGGCCGCGAAACGTACCGTGACGCTGGCAACATTTGCGGAAGCCCAACCAAACTCATTGCTGAAATAGGAGACACCACCACCGAGGATGTATCCAGGAACGCCGACGTGACCGAGTCGGCCCCCAACGACTGTCAGCCCATTCGGTTCAAGATAGTCATAGATATTGGACCATCGGTTTCCTGGGCCGACATTGACCGTAGACTGGTCATCAGAAAGACTGAGCTGGGTCAGACCGAAGCTGGAAAGCAAAACGCCGGACGAATTGATGTTCGCTGCGTTAGCGATTGGCATATGTCCACCACCCCTGATTGCGAAGGGGGAATTAGCTTCCTTGAGTATCTTCACAGCATCACCCATCTGGGTGCTATTTGAGGGCTCGAAGA
This window harbors:
- a CDS encoding isopropylmalate/homocitrate/citramalate synthase, whose translation is MIKFRPRLSLFTALRAAPPTRRFATEARLTSDHVRIVEVGARDGLQNEKKSIPLETKLQLIEKLSKTGVTTIEAGSFVPAKWVPQMASTAEICEKLLTSPPQSQNAIAYNYLVPNIKGLENLVKIMDTAGAPAENTKSSTSTEISLFAAATEAFSKANTNCTIAESLERIRPIVELAKTKNIRVRGYVSVALGCPYEGPDVPPSKVADITATLLEMGADEVSVADTTGMGTAPRTMELLQALKAAGIANNDLALHFHDTYGQALVNTVVGLEHGIRIFDSSVGGLGGCPYSKGATGNISTEDLVHTLHSLGMHTGINLEEMAKIGGWISGELDRFNESRAGKATLARIQE
- a CDS encoding putative diphthamide biosynthesis protein (diphthamide biosynthesis protein 1) → MEETTANGSPVNSTLRQPKKRFVGRRTADAQAQKEQSSSQNDVESTSIQKAAPRRTPRTLNQVPPEILEDPEIQAAIDLLPKNYSFEIPKTIHRIRSSGAKRIALQFPEGLLIFATTISDIITQFCPGTETLIMGDVTYGACCIDDYTARALGCDLLVHYAHSCLIPVDVTQIKTLYIFVDISIDTSHLIATLERNFQPGKTIATVGTIQFNATLHGLKPVLERAGYKVIIPQITPLSKGEILGCTSPQLSSEEIDLLLYLGDGRFHLESAMIHNPSIPAYRYDPYSRILSRETYVHDEMHTLRRDAINTAKSAKKWGLILGSLGRQGNPNTMAMIENHLNERGIPFVNLLLSEIFPGKLASMSDVECWVQIACPRLSIDWGYAFPRPLLTPYEALIALGVRESWDTANKGVYPMDFYAKEGLGRTKPSQAIPGTA
- a CDS encoding Bromodomain-containing protein, whose product is MPPLSAYTPFESLLFFQSLAALDSRPTSFVSISDVLRNNPFIRQNGTFDAGRLAPEALEELYTTLMRDGETSADIISSLEPNGHHVESNGTNPKKRKITSPRPDGLVDKGMSHAAIIPDLVSHLYARYKELVTREIRNEEARYKEIKDEIERLQKEERETPKESVPTPVIQKPTPQAPEPKLEPEPEPMDVDAKEERPAQIQPKDANKPSIELVPGIDTKQYRVELQSKEEDIAKQPPVSTPHPAPVEEQRVPVQPVVPPQGRPVSTQVQSQLPPPRPSQQQPACRQLMPQTTPKPPQPQALNGKPAATPKQPPLAPRDTPVNQTPTNILAVQKPMPPSATPVPGIGSVPAPPATSSQAPQNTNAPAVSPAHQKPISTAKPAGKEGPPKTPATTAPRPPPQPSFQQWSLNPPPQTPRPASSQPIPEPSGQTTTGRPFPSHPPQPLPEPETKAAYQTPQPTTVPSTPQPISTVAQSPAPSGYGTGYETPAGAAQALLYSETRSARPRLTIATPGNLTPWKKTPRLSIPVSPRSPERPRREDVSPISEKAPSLMGSREATPEEPVPPPRKRGRNEGKGSGRGRESELAGAEVDGKGGLKPKVEKQTGKGRDRSATSSRSRGRSVLSRDEESESVYPGKIKHEMPSTPAGISEAAEPEPRPSSGRKGTAASEDRPGRGRPKRKRGASEALEAEALPPEINHISRIDPNQSTSYVLCARNFPRTGAPIMNDVTTHKHASIFTKPLTERDAPGYRDLIYRPQDLKSIKSSIHQGSKAVAAATEAANTPAADGESPAPNGGTPSKNAVLMLQKTEDVIPPKGIVNSAQLEKELIRMFTNAVMFNPLPQRGFGPAFPMTSDSGSRESTQVPELDEGGIINDTIEMFEDVEQAVTRWRAAERTADELASKSILSLRRGSASDLNTDSADEVKG
- a CDS encoding putative FAD dependent oxidoreductase (FAD dependent oxidoreductase) codes for the protein MVLKYVLIALAALPGCLADDIAQLKSRQDAPASTACSKLKDKYPDITYSKLDLRYINANTEYYTSSAWLGPACVFEPSNSTQMGDAVKILKEANSPFAIRGGGHMPIANAANINSSGVLLSSFGLTQLSLSDDQSTVNVGPGNRWSNIYDYLEPNGLTVVGGRLGHVGVPGYILGGGVSYFSNEFGWASANVASVTVVLADGAVVQVTPENEYSDLFWALRGGSNSFALVTNFELKTIKAPKVMIGMVSYGSDVAEKFIDAIHSFTVDGSKDPKAATIPMAEYIPALGAASYSAILFYNGENESPAALESFLGSDLKATTSTFSSRSMSDWSKELDPALSLLKGSKQRFYVLNIHASNKQAISIVHDTFMEVAREDLPVGVLVAALAFPAVTEKFITASTVNGGDPQSLDVNGAPYIWVEESITSAAIVSDNDVDAFYEKVNGQIVKNLQAAGIEMAKFIYLNDANPSQDVFSTFPPENLERLRSIRSKYDPDRVFTDLMPGGFKVA